From Corynebacterium sp. BD556, the proteins below share one genomic window:
- a CDS encoding transcriptional regulator translates to MSLDPVIHPINQLTICVALNAADATEGEARYEMKFARLRELTELSDAALSKQLGALEQAGYVTRFREYGSTRAKDTVWVTLTTRGKQALEEHVAALREIAQR, encoded by the coding sequence ATGAGCCTCGACCCCGTCATCCACCCCATCAACCAACTGACCATTTGCGTCGCACTCAACGCCGCCGACGCCACCGAGGGCGAGGCGCGCTACGAGATGAAGTTCGCGCGCCTGCGCGAGCTCACCGAGCTTTCCGACGCCGCCTTGTCCAAACAGTTGGGGGCCCTCGAGCAGGCCGGCTATGTCACCCGCTTCCGCGAGTACGGCTCAACCCGCGCCAAGGACACCGTCTGGGTCACGCTGACTACCCGGGGCAAGCAGGCCCTGGAGGAGCACGTGGCGGCGCTGCGCGAGATCGCCCAGAGGTAG
- a CDS encoding single-stranded DNA-binding protein gives MSQMPVTISGNLTANPEFQKFEESGAKLCKLRVATSRRYRTEETDAQGNPVWNDTDVLYVTVECWGQLAVNAAVSLRKGFPVLVTGLFVSESWQKEVFDHLGNSKEETQYKTKLKASRIGFELSNFQVSSVRTNVSGNTLEGQEKMEAKTAEDLLAAPADDGDAAPF, from the coding sequence ATGAGCCAAATGCCAGTCACTATCAGCGGAAACCTGACCGCCAACCCGGAATTTCAAAAGTTTGAAGAAAGCGGCGCGAAGCTGTGCAAACTCCGCGTCGCCACCTCCCGCCGCTACCGCACAGAGGAAACCGACGCCCAAGGCAACCCGGTTTGGAACGACACCGACGTTCTTTACGTCACCGTGGAATGTTGGGGCCAGCTCGCCGTCAACGCCGCCGTTTCCCTGCGGAAAGGTTTCCCGGTTCTTGTCACCGGCTTGTTCGTCTCTGAAAGCTGGCAGAAGGAGGTCTTTGACCACTTGGGCAATTCTAAGGAGGAAACGCAATACAAAACGAAGCTCAAGGCCAGCCGTATCGGTTTCGAGTTGAGCAACTTCCAGGTTTCATCGGTGCGCACCAACGTTTCCGGCAACACGTTGGAGGGCCAGGAGAAGATGGAGGCGAAAACAGCAGAGGATCTGCTTGCCGCGCCCGCAGACGACGGCGACGCAGCCCCGTTCTAG
- the ettA gene encoding energy-dependent translational throttle protein EttA — protein MAEFIYTMKNVRRAIGDKVILDNVTMAFYPGAKIGVVGPNGAGKSSLLKIMAGIDQPNNGEAFLDPGASVGILLQEPPLNEEKTVRENVEEGLGDIFEKKQRFEQIAEEMATNYSDELMEEMGKLQEALDAADAWEVDSKIEQALDALRCPPADEPVTHLSGGERRRVALAKLLLQEPDLLLLDEPTNHLDAESVLWLERHLQDYKGAVLAITHDRYFLDNVAEWICEVDRGKLYPYEGNYSTYLEKKSERLEVAGKKDQKLQKRLKNELEWVRSSPKARQAKNKARLERYEEMAAEAEQYRKLDFEEIQIPTPPRLGNKVVEVNQLTKGFDGRVLIKDLSFTLPRNGIVGVIGPNGVGKSTLFKTIVGLEQPDSGSVDIGETVQLSYVDQGRENIDPEKTVWEVVSDGLDYIHVGQNEMPSRAYLSAFGFKGADQQKPSKVLSGGERNRLNLALTLKQGGNLILLDEPTNDLDVETLGSLENALQQFPGCAVVISHDRWFLDRTCTHILAWEGNVEEGAWFWFEGNFGDYEHNKVERLGEEAAKPTRVTHRRLTR, from the coding sequence GTGGCTGAGTTCATCTACACGATGAAAAACGTTCGCAGGGCCATCGGTGACAAAGTCATTTTGGACAACGTCACCATGGCCTTTTATCCCGGCGCCAAGATTGGTGTCGTTGGCCCCAACGGTGCGGGCAAGTCTTCGCTTTTGAAGATCATGGCCGGCATTGACCAGCCGAACAACGGCGAGGCCTTTTTGGACCCGGGTGCCTCCGTCGGCATCCTTTTGCAGGAACCACCGCTGAACGAGGAAAAGACCGTCCGCGAAAACGTAGAGGAGGGCCTGGGGGATATCTTTGAAAAGAAGCAGCGTTTCGAGCAGATCGCTGAGGAGATGGCCACCAACTACTCCGATGAGCTCATGGAGGAGATGGGCAAGCTCCAGGAGGCGCTCGACGCCGCTGACGCTTGGGAGGTTGACTCCAAAATTGAGCAGGCGTTGGACGCTTTGCGTTGCCCTCCCGCCGACGAGCCCGTCACCCACCTTTCCGGCGGTGAGCGTCGCCGCGTCGCCTTAGCCAAGCTGCTTTTGCAGGAGCCGGACCTGTTGCTTCTCGACGAGCCCACGAACCACCTAGACGCCGAGTCCGTCCTGTGGCTGGAGCGCCACCTCCAGGACTACAAGGGTGCCGTTTTGGCCATCACCCACGACCGGTACTTCCTGGACAACGTCGCCGAGTGGATCTGCGAGGTCGACCGCGGCAAGCTTTACCCTTACGAGGGCAACTACTCCACCTACCTGGAGAAGAAGTCGGAGCGTTTGGAGGTCGCCGGCAAGAAGGACCAGAAGCTGCAGAAGCGGCTGAAGAATGAGTTGGAGTGGGTCCGCTCCTCCCCGAAGGCGCGGCAGGCTAAAAATAAGGCCCGTTTGGAGCGCTACGAGGAGATGGCTGCCGAGGCGGAGCAGTACCGCAAGCTCGACTTCGAGGAAATTCAGATCCCGACACCGCCGCGGTTGGGAAACAAGGTTGTCGAGGTAAACCAGCTCACCAAGGGATTCGACGGCCGTGTCTTGATCAAAGACTTGTCGTTTACGCTGCCCCGCAACGGCATCGTCGGCGTCATCGGCCCCAACGGTGTAGGCAAATCGACCCTGTTTAAGACGATCGTTGGGTTGGAACAGCCGGATTCAGGCTCGGTCGACATCGGCGAGACGGTCCAGCTCAGCTACGTTGACCAGGGCCGCGAAAACATCGACCCGGAGAAAACGGTGTGGGAGGTTGTCTCCGACGGCTTGGACTACATCCACGTCGGCCAAAACGAGATGCCATCTCGTGCCTACCTGTCGGCCTTCGGTTTCAAAGGTGCTGACCAGCAGAAACCTTCAAAGGTTTTGTCTGGTGGTGAGCGCAACCGCCTGAACTTGGCGCTGACACTGAAACAGGGCGGAAACCTGATTCTGCTCGATGAGCCGACCAACGACCTAGATGTTGAGACTTTGGGTTCCCTGGAAAACGCCTTGCAGCAATTCCCGGGCTGCGCGGTGGTCATTTCGCACGACCGCTGGTTTTTGGACCGCACCTGCACCCACATCCTCGCCTGGGAAGGCAACGTGGAGGAGGGCGCGTGGTTCTGGTTCGAAGGCAACTTCGGTGACTATGAGCACAACAAGGTGGAGCGCCTCGGCGAGGAGGCTGCGAAGCCAACGCGTGTGACCCACCGCCGACTGACCCGTTAA
- the orn gene encoding oligoribonuclease — MMAGKTDRIVWVDLEMTGLEPERHVIVEVAALVTDAALNILDEGIDVVVHATDEQLAQMDDFVTNMHSENGLLEDIKASTTSIEEAEAAVIELIAKHCDPKYPAPLAGNSIATDRSFIRAHMPKLDAALHYRMIDVSTIKELTRRWFPKAYFNQPEKGLQHRALADIVDSIRELDYYRRSVFVAEPGPDAAEAARFAHAATDSYQRFL, encoded by the coding sequence ATGATGGCAGGCAAAACCGACCGCATCGTCTGGGTTGACTTGGAAATGACGGGCCTCGAACCCGAACGCCACGTCATCGTTGAGGTTGCGGCGCTGGTCACCGACGCCGCGCTCAACATCCTCGACGAAGGCATCGACGTCGTCGTCCACGCAACCGATGAGCAGTTGGCCCAGATGGACGATTTCGTCACCAACATGCACTCCGAAAACGGCCTATTAGAAGACATCAAGGCCTCCACCACCAGCATCGAGGAGGCCGAAGCGGCAGTCATCGAGCTGATCGCGAAGCACTGCGACCCGAAGTACCCCGCCCCCCTGGCCGGAAACTCCATCGCCACCGACCGCTCCTTCATTCGCGCACACATGCCGAAGCTGGACGCCGCCCTTCATTACCGCATGATCGACGTCTCCACCATCAAGGAACTGACCCGCCGCTGGTTCCCCAAGGCCTATTTCAACCAGCCCGAAAAGGGCCTGCAGCACCGAGCCCTTGCAGACATCGTCGATTCCATTCGGGAGCTCGACTACTATCGCCGCAGCGTCTTCGTCGCCGAACCCGGCCCGGACGCCGCGGAAGCCGCCCGCTTCGCCCACGCCGCCACCGATTCCTACCAGCGGTTTTTGTAA
- a CDS encoding acyl-CoA thioesterase, with product MENLIHEITVPVRWGDVDRFGHINNLTYIEYAQEARIAFSNERFGGATGLPVFVRRVEADYSRPILPDTSEVTVRTEVAEIGNTSFTTRQSILDRQGRVCCTVTSVLVVVDTATATPRAITQREMGILASAK from the coding sequence ATGGAGAATCTGATTCACGAAATCACTGTCCCCGTCAGGTGGGGTGATGTGGACCGCTTTGGCCACATCAACAACCTCACCTACATTGAGTACGCCCAGGAGGCGCGCATTGCGTTTAGCAATGAGCGCTTCGGCGGCGCCACTGGCCTGCCGGTTTTCGTGCGCCGCGTGGAGGCCGATTACTCCCGGCCGATTTTGCCGGACACCAGCGAGGTGACGGTGCGCACGGAGGTTGCGGAGATCGGCAACACGTCGTTTACCACCCGGCAAAGCATCCTTGATCGGCAGGGCCGGGTGTGCTGCACCGTCACTAGCGTGCTCGTGGTCGTAGACACCGCCACCGCAACTCCGCGCGCGATCACGCAGCGGGAGATGGGGATTCTCGCCAGTGCGAAGTGA
- a CDS encoding metal ABC transporter permease, with amino-acid sequence MTWWHLNYLAVWEVVLVGAATGIIGAYALIHRRIFFAEAVSHATFPGAVIGVVIGAAVAPHYITEFLFVGALVGCAALAAAMAGLSRLPGMTSQSSAGIVLSAGFGLGYFAATWFKPLPVRVESFLTGSVLTANTSDVTAAGIVFALAVVAQLWAGPQLVALGFSESLFVAQGRSRMLYDVCVLALICLGIVVAIPAVGTIVSIALLAAPPAILRPWVRSPVVLIWAAPVVGIAIGVVGLLSSQAWGLSSGGMIAVWAGVVYALSLAARRLA; translated from the coding sequence GTGACTTGGTGGCATCTCAATTATCTTGCGGTGTGGGAGGTGGTCCTTGTTGGTGCGGCCACGGGGATTATTGGAGCGTATGCGCTGATTCACCGCCGAATCTTTTTCGCGGAGGCAGTCTCCCACGCCACCTTTCCCGGTGCGGTCATTGGCGTGGTCATCGGCGCTGCCGTGGCTCCCCACTACATCACGGAGTTTTTGTTCGTCGGCGCGCTCGTGGGTTGTGCAGCGTTGGCGGCGGCCATGGCGGGCCTTAGCAGGCTGCCTGGCATGACCAGCCAGTCGTCTGCGGGCATTGTGTTGTCGGCCGGTTTCGGTTTGGGGTATTTCGCCGCCACCTGGTTTAAGCCGTTGCCGGTGCGGGTCGAGTCGTTTTTGACTGGCTCGGTGCTTACGGCGAATACGTCGGATGTCACCGCGGCGGGAATTGTTTTCGCCCTCGCGGTGGTTGCCCAGTTGTGGGCGGGCCCGCAGTTAGTTGCGCTCGGCTTTTCAGAAAGCCTTTTCGTGGCGCAGGGTCGCTCGCGCATGCTTTACGACGTGTGCGTTCTCGCCTTGATCTGCCTCGGCATTGTTGTGGCGATTCCGGCTGTTGGCACCATTGTCTCTATTGCGCTGCTCGCGGCCCCGCCGGCAATTCTGCGTCCCTGGGTTCGTTCCCCGGTGGTGCTTATTTGGGCGGCGCCTGTCGTCGGCATTGCCATCGGTGTGGTTGGGTTGTTGTCCTCGCAGGCGTGGGGGCTTTCTTCCGGCGGCATGATTGCCGTGTGGGCGGGTGTCGTTTACGCACTGTCCTTGGCGGCGCGCCGACTCGCCTAG
- a CDS encoding helix-turn-helix domain-containing protein encodes MVCHLDRLIEERGITGAALAEQVGITPVNLSVLRNNRAKAVRFTTLVALCRALDCQPGDLFTVEPGETAEPAQPD; translated from the coding sequence GTGGTCTGCCACCTGGACCGCCTCATCGAGGAACGCGGCATCACGGGCGCCGCGCTCGCCGAGCAGGTGGGTATTACCCCGGTCAACCTGTCCGTGCTGCGCAACAACCGCGCGAAAGCAGTGCGCTTCACGACGCTCGTGGCGCTGTGCCGGGCCCTCGACTGCCAACCCGGCGACCTGTTCACCGTCGAGCCCGGCGAGACCGCCGAGCCTGCACAGCCCGACTAG
- a CDS encoding D-arabinono-1,4-lactone oxidase, translating into MKRRFRNWSGSVLTHPSDFHYPRTIAEVSSLVSAVPNIRPFGSAHSFSPCAAGEHHMLSLDNLNGVVKVDRERKRVRFLAGTRLHQVPKLLAPFGLALANQGDINTQSLAGAISTSTHGTGIAWTGFAGTVTGLSLVDAHGQLREYSIDTDPDLLRLVTVSLGALGVIVEVEMQCVDAFDLLAVEATADIDEVLDTWEQRTRAVDHFEAFWFPHTDKAMVKNNTRLRPAEPAPGGEPKKRSRMTRIIEEEIVGNGAFAASLAVSRAFPKTTGFFNGVAVGAMGANTYRCPAHEVFATPRRVRFHEMEFAVPLADGPSTVRRIRTEIDRRGWLIPFPLELRTTAADDIALSTSTGRESMYIAFHVPRAMNPQTYFPIVEAILREAGGRPHWGKMHTMTGEDLAPLYPRFDEFCALRAEMDPQRRFSSDYLRSLFG; encoded by the coding sequence GCGCACTCTTTTAGCCCCTGTGCCGCCGGTGAGCACCACATGCTCAGCCTGGATAACCTTAACGGAGTGGTCAAGGTGGATCGCGAACGCAAGCGGGTCCGCTTCCTCGCCGGCACTCGGCTGCACCAGGTGCCGAAGCTGCTCGCTCCTTTCGGGCTTGCGCTGGCCAACCAAGGAGACATCAACACCCAATCCCTCGCCGGCGCGATTTCCACCTCCACCCACGGCACCGGCATCGCATGGACGGGCTTTGCTGGCACGGTCACGGGCCTTTCGCTTGTCGACGCCCACGGGCAACTGCGGGAATACTCCATCGACACCGACCCTGACCTGCTGCGCCTGGTCACAGTCTCCCTCGGCGCACTCGGGGTGATCGTAGAGGTGGAAATGCAGTGCGTCGACGCCTTCGACTTACTCGCGGTGGAAGCCACCGCCGACATCGACGAGGTCCTAGACACCTGGGAACAACGAACCCGGGCTGTCGACCACTTCGAGGCTTTTTGGTTTCCCCACACCGACAAAGCGATGGTGAAAAACAATACCCGCTTGCGCCCCGCAGAACCCGCGCCCGGCGGGGAGCCGAAAAAACGCAGCCGGATGACCAGGATCATTGAGGAGGAAATCGTGGGCAACGGCGCGTTCGCCGCCTCCCTCGCAGTGTCCCGCGCCTTCCCCAAAACTACCGGCTTTTTCAACGGCGTGGCGGTCGGCGCGATGGGCGCAAACACCTACCGCTGCCCCGCCCACGAGGTGTTTGCAACGCCTCGCCGGGTGCGCTTCCACGAAATGGAGTTCGCTGTGCCACTTGCCGACGGTCCCTCGACCGTCCGCCGCATCCGCACCGAGATCGACAGACGCGGCTGGCTCATCCCCTTTCCCCTTGAACTGCGCACCACAGCAGCCGACGATATCGCCCTGTCTACCTCCACGGGACGCGAATCTATGTATATCGCCTTCCACGTGCCGCGCGCGATGAACCCACAGACATACTTCCCCATTGTCGAGGCGATTTTGCGCGAAGCTGGCGGGCGCCCCCACTGGGGCAAGATGCACACCATGACGGGAGAGGATTTAGCCCCGCTCTATCCGCGCTTCGACGAGTTTTGCGCCTTGCGCGCAGAAATGGACCCGCAGCGCCGATTCAGCTCCGACTACCTGCGAAGTTTGTTCGGCTAA
- a CDS encoding cytochrome c oxidase assembly protein: MSEKLSVRVAWPFYLSAVVVGALVAGGVAQKFLTESLAVLGIPDPGAITTFGLPALRGAAWMLVALAAGSFLFSAFLIPPKQSSADLNGARLTVDAHLAARAGGWASISVAVISLCMIPLVLSDVSGTPFASVVLQPASWEIALAQVSDARVWLIVGAISFVVGVAALISHSWWSQVALFFGSVLSIMPLGLTGHSAAGGDHDFGTNSYLWHLVFMLLWVGALMALVAHGRRLGPNLANAVERYSRIALFAFAVMLVSGLVNAAIRVHPEDLTTYSYGRVLILKAVGLAVLGLFGFAHRQITIPQLRRTETGFVRLALVEVFVMASVTGLAVTLGRTPPPPPRDPNLSEMQLKMGYELNEPLTTWNWLGMWRPELLFSAIAVLFAVYYLWLVRRVKNWPVGRTAWWLTGNAITVITLSSGIGLHMPASFTAHMVVHMILSMAVPVALVLGAPLTLIKSAYPEGEFNARLWVESFERSRFLKIITFPPVSVVQFVFIFYVMYVSIPLYNLMISEHAGHVIMNAVFLVSGYFYFWELIGPDHIEGRVSARARLAWLWVSMPIHLFMGVYLMQLNVVMGEEFYRSLMLPWQPDLLADQKVGGGIAWASGSFPLVIVFGVLFWAWLVEDREETREVDRRAAENDDEEWHRYNEMLAQYSKMSNQGK; encoded by the coding sequence ATGTCGGAGAAATTATCGGTGCGTGTGGCCTGGCCTTTCTACCTCTCTGCTGTGGTGGTGGGAGCACTTGTCGCCGGTGGTGTGGCGCAGAAGTTTCTCACCGAATCGCTCGCCGTGCTCGGCATCCCCGACCCGGGTGCCATCACTACCTTCGGCCTGCCCGCGTTGCGTGGCGCCGCCTGGATGCTCGTGGCGCTCGCTGCCGGGTCTTTCCTGTTCTCCGCGTTTCTCATCCCGCCGAAGCAAAGCAGCGCGGATTTAAACGGCGCGCGTTTGACTGTCGACGCTCACCTGGCGGCGCGTGCGGGCGGATGGGCGTCGATAAGCGTTGCTGTGATCTCTCTTTGTATGATTCCGCTCGTGCTTTCCGACGTCTCCGGCACCCCCTTTGCCTCCGTCGTACTGCAACCAGCGTCCTGGGAGATTGCCCTGGCGCAGGTTTCCGACGCCCGCGTTTGGCTCATCGTCGGCGCGATCTCCTTCGTGGTGGGGGTGGCGGCCTTGATTAGTCACTCCTGGTGGTCGCAGGTGGCGCTGTTTTTTGGCTCGGTGTTGTCGATCATGCCACTGGGGCTGACGGGTCACTCCGCGGCCGGCGGCGACCACGACTTCGGCACAAACTCCTACCTGTGGCACCTCGTGTTTATGCTGCTGTGGGTCGGTGCCCTCATGGCGCTGGTCGCCCACGGCCGCAGGCTCGGCCCCAACCTTGCTAACGCGGTTGAGCGCTACTCACGCATCGCGCTGTTCGCCTTCGCCGTCATGCTAGTTTCCGGTCTGGTCAACGCGGCGATCCGCGTGCACCCAGAAGATCTCACCACCTACAGCTACGGTCGCGTGCTCATCCTCAAGGCAGTTGGACTGGCAGTGCTCGGGCTGTTCGGTTTCGCGCACCGCCAAATTACCATCCCGCAACTGCGGCGCACCGAAACCGGGTTTGTGCGTCTCGCGCTCGTCGAGGTTTTCGTCATGGCTTCAGTCACTGGGTTGGCGGTCACTCTCGGGCGCACCCCGCCGCCGCCTCCACGCGATCCGAACCTGTCAGAGATGCAGCTGAAGATGGGATACGAGCTTAACGAGCCTTTGACCACGTGGAATTGGCTGGGGATGTGGCGCCCGGAGCTTCTGTTTAGCGCAATTGCCGTACTATTTGCGGTGTACTACTTGTGGTTAGTGCGCCGCGTGAAAAACTGGCCGGTGGGCCGCACCGCGTGGTGGCTTACCGGCAATGCAATCACAGTAATTACGCTGTCCTCCGGTATCGGGCTGCACATGCCGGCCTCTTTTACCGCGCACATGGTGGTGCACATGATCCTCTCCATGGCAGTGCCGGTCGCCCTCGTCCTTGGCGCGCCGCTGACCCTAATCAAAAGTGCGTATCCGGAAGGGGAGTTTAATGCCCGCCTGTGGGTCGAAAGCTTCGAGCGCTCCCGCTTCCTTAAAATCATCACTTTCCCGCCGGTCTCTGTGGTGCAATTCGTGTTCATCTTCTACGTCATGTACGTCTCCATTCCGCTCTACAACCTGATGATCTCCGAGCACGCCGGGCACGTCATTATGAACGCCGTCTTCCTAGTGTCTGGGTACTTCTACTTCTGGGAACTGATCGGCCCGGACCATATCGAGGGCCGGGTATCCGCGCGGGCCCGCCTGGCGTGGCTGTGGGTGTCCATGCCCATCCACCTGTTCATGGGCGTGTACCTGATGCAGCTCAACGTGGTCATGGGGGAGGAGTTTTACCGCTCGCTCATGCTGCCGTGGCAGCCGGATTTGCTCGCCGATCAAAAGGTCGGCGGCGGGATCGCCTGGGCCTCCGGATCCTTCCCACTCGTCATCGTCTTTGGCGTGCTGTTTTGGGCGTGGCTGGTTGAGGACCGGGAGGAAACCCGCGAGGTTGATCGCCGCGCCGCGGAAAACGACGACGAGGAGTGGCACCGCTATAACGAGATGCTCGCCCAATACTCCAAGATGAGCAACCAGGGCAAGTAA
- a CDS encoding metal-dependent transcriptional regulator, which produces MDVSSLPAKTQDYLKIIFDLTERSGMSAAMGEIAERMGQRPSTTTEGIKRLAEKGLVNHEPYGDISLTEAGRAIAMVMARRHRLLETYLVEMLGYRWDEVHEEADNLEHAVSDTFIARIDALLGHPTRDPHGDPIPNEKGEVDVLQVQSLASLAQGASGTVERIHDSDSELLRYLAEMGIRPGVSVTMTGTRFAGMRLVRAGEKEVALADAAVASIDITTH; this is translated from the coding sequence ATGGATGTCTCCTCTCTGCCTGCGAAAACCCAGGACTATTTGAAGATCATCTTCGATCTCACCGAACGCAGCGGCATGTCCGCCGCGATGGGGGAGATTGCCGAGCGGATGGGGCAGCGCCCGTCGACGACCACGGAGGGCATCAAGCGCCTCGCTGAGAAGGGTTTGGTCAACCACGAGCCTTATGGGGACATTTCGTTGACGGAGGCTGGCCGCGCGATCGCGATGGTGATGGCGCGGCGCCACCGTCTGCTGGAGACGTACCTGGTGGAGATGCTCGGCTACAGGTGGGATGAGGTGCATGAGGAGGCGGATAATCTTGAGCACGCCGTGTCCGACACGTTCATTGCGCGTATCGACGCCCTGTTGGGCCACCCCACTCGCGATCCTCATGGTGACCCCATCCCGAACGAGAAAGGGGAGGTGGACGTTTTGCAGGTGCAAAGCTTGGCTTCCCTTGCACAAGGCGCCAGTGGCACCGTGGAGCGCATCCACGATTCAGATTCGGAGCTTTTGCGCTACCTCGCGGAGATGGGTATTCGGCCGGGTGTGTCTGTGACGATGACTGGCACACGCTTTGCTGGTATGAGGCTGGTGCGCGCCGGGGAGAAAGAGGTTGCGCTTGCCGACGCAGCCGTGGCCTCCATCGATATCACTACGCACTAA
- the cmrA gene encoding mycolate reductase (Catalyzes the final step in mycolic acid biosynthesis.) encodes MSFPSPNIDTYALITGASQGIGEAIARDLASAGHNLIVVARREEILVRLAEELSSRHGVNVEVFAADLSKQRDVSALVEHINTRNISICINSAGIASFGPFMKQDWQYETDQFNLNATAVFRITKAVLDQMVPRGEGALCNVGSAAGNIPIPNNATYVFTKAGVNTFTEALHYELKDSGVHVTLLAPGPVRETVVPEEEQTIVDKVVPDFLWTTYESCSRDTLNALRRNRRRVVPGPLSKTMDFVSTYGPRGLIAPIVGKFYAQMGQE; translated from the coding sequence ATGAGTTTTCCCTCCCCCAACATCGACACCTACGCGTTGATCACCGGCGCGTCCCAGGGCATCGGCGAGGCGATCGCCCGCGACCTCGCTTCCGCAGGCCACAACCTTATTGTCGTGGCCCGACGTGAAGAAATCCTGGTTCGCCTGGCTGAGGAACTCAGCTCACGCCACGGCGTCAACGTCGAAGTGTTCGCCGCAGACCTATCCAAACAGCGAGATGTCAGCGCGCTTGTCGAACACATCAACACCCGCAATATCTCCATCTGCATCAACTCCGCCGGCATAGCCTCTTTCGGCCCTTTCATGAAACAGGACTGGCAGTACGAAACCGACCAATTTAACCTCAACGCCACCGCGGTCTTTCGCATCACCAAGGCGGTGCTGGACCAGATGGTTCCGCGCGGGGAGGGCGCACTGTGCAACGTCGGCTCCGCCGCCGGCAACATCCCGATCCCGAACAACGCCACATACGTGTTCACCAAAGCTGGCGTGAACACCTTCACCGAGGCGCTGCACTACGAGTTGAAGGACTCCGGGGTACACGTCACACTGCTCGCCCCTGGCCCCGTGCGCGAAACCGTCGTGCCCGAGGAGGAACAGACCATCGTGGACAAAGTCGTGCCGGATTTCCTCTGGACCACCTACGAGTCCTGCTCGCGCGACACCCTCAACGCTTTACGACGCAACCGCCGCCGCGTCGTCCCCGGCCCCCTGTCTAAAACCATGGACTTCGTCTCCACCTACGGCCCGCGCGGACTCATCGCCCCGATTGTGGGCAAGTTCTACGCACAGATGGGACAGGAGTAG
- a CDS encoding metal ABC transporter permease — MSLAPWVLRPLIMLLALSLSSGLAGTLINLRRGEFATEALSHAVFPGIVIGFIVAGLDGIIPGGAVAGAVAAAVLTLAGKRAGEADEAGTALTLSTFYSVGVVVSLAYSDKSGQLEALMFGRLLELSTQRLVQGVVACLIAVVLIAAFWPAQVAISFDRNGARAAGVRPAFQDAVFNAAIAAAVVAGAAAVGVLLVVGFLIIPAAGARLLCNSPQSMALCAVGISVASALVGMWVVTQPLSRPVSPQACVIVVLLGAFLLAAAFGAVKRS, encoded by the coding sequence TTGAGCCTCGCCCCGTGGGTTTTACGTCCGCTTATCATGCTGCTTGCGCTGTCGTTAAGTTCCGGGCTTGCCGGAACACTAATCAACCTGCGCCGTGGCGAGTTCGCCACTGAGGCGCTGTCGCACGCGGTTTTTCCCGGAATCGTGATTGGGTTCATCGTCGCCGGCTTGGACGGGATCATTCCGGGTGGGGCTGTGGCAGGAGCTGTTGCAGCGGCGGTTCTCACCCTCGCCGGCAAGCGTGCTGGGGAGGCGGACGAGGCGGGAACCGCACTGACCCTCTCGACGTTCTACTCGGTTGGCGTCGTGGTTTCCCTCGCGTACTCGGACAAGTCCGGGCAACTTGAGGCCCTCATGTTTGGTCGTCTTTTGGAGCTGTCCACGCAGCGTTTGGTGCAAGGTGTCGTCGCCTGCCTCATTGCGGTGGTGCTCATTGCGGCGTTTTGGCCAGCTCAGGTGGCAATTTCCTTTGACCGCAACGGTGCCCGCGCGGCGGGTGTTCGTCCGGCCTTCCAGGACGCGGTTTTCAACGCGGCGATTGCCGCGGCTGTTGTGGCAGGTGCCGCGGCGGTAGGGGTGTTGTTGGTGGTCGGCTTTCTCATTATTCCGGCTGCGGGGGCGCGGCTGCTGTGCAATTCGCCGCAGTCGATGGCTCTGTGTGCTGTCGGTATTTCCGTTGCCAGCGCGTTGGTGGGAATGTGGGTGGTTACCCAGCCGCTGTCGCGCCCGGTCTCCCCGCAGGCGTGTGTGATCGTGGTGTTGTTGGGGGCGTTTCTTCTCGCCGCGGCCTTCGGGGCGGTGAAGCGATCGTGA